In Streptomyces puniciscabiei, a single genomic region encodes these proteins:
- a CDS encoding class I SAM-dependent methyltransferase, translating to MSATTPKPEILAAFEAAKGFMPVDEGLALYEAAVEAGRLGLPLLEVGTYCGRSTVLLADAARAAGVTTLTVDHHRGSEEQQPGWDYHDPETVDPEVGLMDTLPAFRRTLFKAGLEEHVVALVGRSPQIAAIWNSPLGLVFVDGGHTDEHAGADYEGWAPHVAEGGLLVIHDVFPEPEDEFTGQAPYRVYLRALESGAFTEVSVTGSLRVLRRTRAGI from the coding sequence ATGTCCGCCACCACACCCAAGCCCGAGATCCTGGCCGCCTTCGAAGCGGCGAAGGGCTTCATGCCCGTGGACGAGGGGCTGGCCTTGTACGAGGCCGCGGTGGAGGCGGGGCGGCTGGGGCTGCCCTTGCTGGAGGTCGGGACGTACTGCGGGCGGTCCACCGTGCTGCTCGCCGACGCGGCCCGGGCGGCCGGGGTCACGACGCTCACCGTGGACCACCACCGGGGCAGCGAGGAGCAGCAGCCGGGGTGGGACTACCACGACCCGGAGACGGTCGACCCGGAGGTCGGCCTGATGGACACCCTGCCGGCCTTCCGGCGGACGCTGTTCAAGGCGGGGCTGGAGGAGCACGTCGTCGCCCTCGTGGGCCGCTCGCCGCAGATCGCGGCCATCTGGAACTCGCCGCTCGGTCTCGTCTTCGTCGACGGCGGCCACACCGACGAGCACGCGGGCGCCGACTACGAGGGCTGGGCCCCCCATGTGGCCGAGGGAGGCCTCCTCGTCATCCACGACGTCTTCCCGGAGCCCGAGGACGAGTTCACCGGACAGGCGCCGTACCGCGTGTATCTGCGGGCGCTGGAGTCCGGGGCGTTCACAGAAGTCTCGGTGACCGGCTCCCTGCGCGTCCTGCGGCGAACGCGAGCGGGGATCTGA
- a CDS encoding N-acetylmuramoyl-L-alanine amidase — protein MSYLGPEFDSPQPRRSRRGPLTVALAALVPGALLGWVVYEAVGGGGDGGGRTASAAQASGTSGAPSPSARSASVSPSAPPSATDDGKRPSGGSASGPLKGRVVVIDAGHNPGNFQHTAEINRKVDIGTNWKECDTTGTSTNDGYTEARFTLDVAHRLRTLLEQQGATVKLTHDGDSPAWGPCVDERARIGNEAHADAAISIHADGSAEGNRGFHVILPGAVHAGAADTRPIVGPSHDLGARIAGNFLRDTGEPPSNYVGDGTGLVTRTDLGGLNLSTVPKVFIECGNMRDSKDAALLTSGAWRQRAAQGISEGIVSFLHAS, from the coding sequence GTGTCGTACCTAGGCCCGGAGTTCGATTCCCCGCAGCCGCGCCGGTCCCGCCGCGGCCCGCTGACCGTGGCGCTCGCCGCGCTGGTGCCCGGTGCGCTGCTCGGCTGGGTGGTGTACGAGGCGGTGGGCGGCGGTGGCGACGGCGGAGGCCGTACGGCCTCGGCCGCTCAGGCGTCCGGTACGTCCGGCGCGCCCTCCCCGTCCGCTCGTTCCGCCTCCGTCTCCCCGTCCGCCCCGCCTTCCGCGACGGACGACGGCAAGCGGCCCTCGGGGGGTTCCGCGTCCGGCCCGCTCAAGGGCAGGGTCGTCGTCATCGACGCCGGGCACAACCCGGGCAACTTCCAGCACACGGCCGAGATCAACCGCAAGGTGGACATCGGCACCAACTGGAAGGAGTGCGACACCACCGGGACGTCCACCAACGACGGTTACACCGAGGCCCGGTTCACCCTGGACGTCGCACACCGGCTGCGCACCCTGCTGGAGCAGCAGGGCGCCACGGTGAAGCTGACCCACGACGGCGACAGCCCGGCCTGGGGGCCGTGCGTCGACGAACGGGCCCGGATCGGCAACGAGGCGCACGCGGACGCGGCGATCTCCATCCACGCCGACGGCTCGGCGGAGGGCAACCGCGGCTTCCACGTCATCCTGCCGGGGGCCGTGCACGCCGGTGCCGCCGACACCCGGCCGATCGTCGGACCCTCGCACGACCTCGGCGCGCGCATCGCCGGCAACTTCCTGCGTGACACCGGTGAACCGCCGTCCAATTACGTCGGCGACGGAACCGGTCTCGTCACACGTACGGACCTGGGCGGTCTCAATCTGTCAACGGTTCCGAAGGTGTTCATCGAGTGCGGCAACATGCGCGATAGCAAGGACGCGGCACTGCTGACCAGCGGCGCCTGGCGGCAACGGGCGGCGCAAGGGATCTCTGAGGGAATCGTGAGTTTCCTGCACGCGTCGTGA